A DNA window from Fragaria vesca subsp. vesca linkage group LG3, FraVesHawaii_1.0, whole genome shotgun sequence contains the following coding sequences:
- the LOC101314736 gene encoding putative pentatricopeptide repeat-containing protein At1g12700, mitochondrial-like: MLKMMCPILSSNSHCTAKGMLFPHSTCLVALLHSQSSNPIKSHLPSKPKVEDALKMFDEMLHSRPLPSVIPFNRILTQLVKLKQFPAVLSLNSQMGLRGIVPDSYTLNIVINCYSRLNRMGYALSVLGHCFKLGLQPTVATFNTRVADAERVFNKMVEGGHCQPDVFTFSTLIKGFCMIGNNTGAIQLLRNMEENGCEPNIVSYTTIIDSLGKYALFDQAKNLFSEMIGRGIAPSLITYNCLIQGACNKGHWKEVWRLLNEMIQRGIEPNTITYNSLMDGHCLQGEMDKAKQVFDLMLSKGISVDIHSCNTLINGYCKSKKIDKAYKIFKEMPLRGLVPDTITYNTLVDGFCKAGRLQEAEKLLCEMEASGQLPNVQTYTVILDALCSNQQLSKANELLREMKDKNLELDIVIYNIFIEALFKAGEIESAMKVFSGLSSKVVQPDVVTYNTTIKGLCIGGLLDEAEKLFREMGERGCSADGVTYNTFIRGLLNNNEISRATTLIQEMGERGFSGDASTMKLIVDLLLKDTIDPVLLAWFKDRV; this comes from the coding sequence ATGCTGAAGATGATGTGCCCAATTCTTTCTTCTAATTCACATTGCACCGCAAAAGGTATGCTATTTCCTCACTCTACTTGCCTTGTTGCTTTGCTTCATTCTCAGTCCTCAAACCCTATCAAATCCCACCTGCCCTCTAAGCCTAAAGTTGAGGATGCGTTGAAGATGTTCGACGAAATGCTTCACTCGCGTCCTCTCCCTTCTGTTATCCCTTTCAATCGGATCTTGACCCAACTTGTCAAACTTAAACAATTTCCAGCAGTCCTCTCTTTGAATTCACAAATGGGTCTCCGTGGAATTGTTCCTGATAGTTATACTCTTAACATTGTCATCAATTGCTACTCTCGTTTGAACCGAATGGGGTATGCCTTGTCTGTCTTGGGCCACTGCTTCAAATTGGGTCTTCAACCAACTGTTGCAACCTTCAACACTCGAGTGGCTGATGCAGAAAGAGTTTTCAACAAAATGGTGGAGGGAGGTCATTGCCAGCCGGATGTATTTACTTTCAGCACATTAATAAAGGGCTTTTGCATGATTGGAAACAACACTGGGGCTATTCAATTACTTCGGAATATGGAAGAAAATGGATGCGAGCCTAACATAGTGTCCTATACCACTATCATCGACAGCCTGGGCAAATATGCACTTTTTGACCAAGCAAAGAACCTCTTCTCAGAGATGATTGGTAGAGGTATTGCTCCCAGCCTTATTACGTACAACTGTTTGATTCAAGGAGCTTGCAATAAAGGCCACTGGAAAGAAGTTTGGAGGTTGTTGAATGAAATGATTCAAAGAGGAATTGAACCTAACACGATTACATACAATTCCCTTATGGATGGCCACTGTTTGCAAGGAGAAATGGACAAGGCTAAACAAGTTTTTGATCTAATGCTTAGCAAGGGAATCTCTGTTGACATTCATAGTTGTAACACTTTGATTAACGGATATTGCAAGAGTAAAAAGATTGATAAGGCTTACAAGATTTTCAAGGAAATGCCTCTCAGGGGACTTGTTCCTGACACTATTACTTATAACACTCTTGTTGATGGTTTTTGTAAAGCGGGGAGACTACAAGAAGCAGAGAAGTTGTTATGCGAGATGGAAGCTTCCGGCCAACTTCCAAATGTTCAAACTTACACAGTTATACTTGATGCACTATGTAGCAACCAACAACTTTCTAAGGCAAACGAATTGTTGAGAGAGATGAAGGACAAGAATTTGGAACTGGATATTGTAATTTACAATATCTTCATTGAAGCTTTATTTAAAGCTGGGGAAATTGAATCTGCAATGAAGGTCTTCTCTGGTTTGTCATCAAAAGTTGTTCAGCCTGATGTGGTGACATACAATACAACGATCAAGGGACTTTGTATCGGTGGCCTCTTAGATGAAGCAGAAAAATTGTTTAGAGAAATGGGAGAGAGAGGCTGTTCTGCTGATGGCGTCACCTATAACACATTTATCCGAGGGTTGTTAAATAACAATGAGATATCGAGGGCTACGACACTTATTCAAGAAATGGGTGAGAGGGGTTTCTCTGGAGATGCATCAACTATGAAATTGATTGTTGATTTGCTGTTGAAGGATACAATAGATCCTGTATTATTAGCATGGTTTAAAGATAGAGTATGA